TCCCCGATTTTGAGGGCAATGAGCACTCGCTTGACCTGGTGATGACTGAAGCTCCGGAGGTGCTGAACCACAACATTGAAACCGTCCCCTCGCTCTACAGCAAAGTGCGACCGCAGGCAAGCTACAACCGCTCAATGGAGCTCTTGCAGCGGGCAAAAGAGGAGTTCGGCCTCTCAACCAAGTCAGGGCTGATGGTCGGTATGGGTGAAAGTGCCGATGAGGTGGCAACCGCTCTCGTTGACCTTGTCCGCCACGGGTGCGATATGGTCACCATCGGCCAGTATCTTCAGCCATCTCCGGCCCATCTGCCGGTCGCGCGCTATGTTACTCCCTGGGAGTTTGACGACTACAGGGTGGTCGCTGAAAAGGCAGGGTTCCGCCATGTGCAGTCCGGCCCCTTTGTGCGCAGCTCCTATCATGCCGAAGCATTCAGCAATACCATCGAAGCACTACCCAAACCCTTAACCTATACAGAGTAATGGAACTATCGGTACCGATGATGATCTATGCCTACTGGGCCTTTGCGCTTCTGGTCGGATTTCTGTTTTTCAAAAAGGATATCCTTGCTTTCAACCGCGAGTTCGACACCCGGAGGATAGCGCTGCTCGGGGCATCACTCCTGATCATAGCCATCAATGCCTGGGTCTACTCCCACTCCACCACCGACGGGGGGCGCGCGCTTGATCCCCTGACTGTGCTGGTGTTCAGTATCGGTAACGGCATTGCCGAAACCTTCATGTTTTATGCCGTCTTTCAGCTCGGCGCCACGCTTACAGGAAAGGTTACACAAAACCCGTGGGCCATATTCCTTGTCGGTTTCTTC
The window above is part of the Candidatus Chlorobium masyuteum genome. Proteins encoded here:
- the lipA gene encoding lipoyl synthase; translation: MERQGAGKKPEWLKIRMASGASFASTRQLLNRHSLNTVCRSALCPNLQECWSRGTATFLLLGNTCTRTCRFCAVGTTAQPPSPDPLEPENIAMAVESMRLKHVVLTSVTRDDLPDGGAGHWVATIRAIRAVKPALTIECLIPDFEGNEHSLDLVMTEAPEVLNHNIETVPSLYSKVRPQASYNRSMELLQRAKEEFGLSTKSGLMVGMGESADEVATALVDLVRHGCDMVTIGQYLQPSPAHLPVARYVTPWEFDDYRVVAEKAGFRHVQSGPFVRSSYHAEAFSNTIEALPKPLTYTE